The Microtus ochrogaster isolate Prairie Vole_2 chromosome 4, MicOch1.0, whole genome shotgun sequence nucleotide sequence AGAGGTATCTTGGCCCTGGACAGgaggcaggaaacagagcaagggcattttgtaagcagagcccctggccagcagggaaacctgatctggTTTTAAAGACCCATAAGATAacattgataggaggagatgggcaggcgccaaggcaagaattcatccaacaatctgaaaaacaacatgaaaacaccagaacccaatgatcttacaacaaaaagacttgaacaccctaacacagaagaagtggaaaaaattgactttatgaaagcaagaGAGTCCCTTtaaaaacatgtgaaaaatgcccttatagaaatggataggaagtataacaaaaagtttgaagaaatgagtaaatacatccAAGATAccctgggaaacaaagaaaaaatgatcaaacaggtaatggaaacagttcaagaattaaaaactgaaatgaaggcaaggaagaaaacacaaactgaggaccaggtggttatggaaaatctaggtcaacgagcagagtctacagaaacaagcataaccaatagaatacaagagataNNNNNNNNNNNNNNNNNNNNNNNNNNNNNNNNNNNNNNNNNNNNNNNNNNNNNNNNNNNNNNNNNNNNNNNNNNNNNNNNNNNNNNNNNNNNNNNNNNNNagagggagagagggagagagatatacagagggagagagagggagagagggagaaagagggagagagggagacagggtttcaacaAGTCTCAGGAAGCACATCATTGGTATTTCAAAAATCTATATAGTTTTCTGAGCtcacaaataatataataagGATAAAATAGTTGAAATGAAGAGTGAAGAGAAAGGTACCAGTACAAAGTGCTTGAAGAGAAGGCAAATGCTGGGCTTTAGGTACATTAAAAAATTGGAAGATTGTTCATATACTAACATTTTATACCATAAACTGAAGCACCTACATATAGTAGCAAGCTGTCACACTTAATACAAGGCTCATTGTTCAATCCTATAAgatttacaatttattttaaaagacttaataGAAATGAATGGACATCTCTGCTGAAGAAAGATGTTCAAAacaatatatagatatatacattgtatataatatacttCATTACTCCATGTATTCTAGTGCATACTGAGAAGTTTTCTGTCACCTTACATTTAAGCACAACCTCCTTATCTGTAACTCAAACTCAACCTAAATAAATGTATCTTAACATACTTGAACATCAGAACACTTgaagaagatttatttttcaaggaCAATTTTGCAGATGTATCATAGAAAATACTAGTTCAGTAGTTCCCAACAGAggacaaaattttatatttttaacatgttatatttttaacattGATATGCTTTTGAGAAACTAGTCCATTGTCAATGATTGTAAATCTTGTTGTCAACTGACCTCTCTGGAACTACTCAGTTCTTGAACATCACCTTTGCTCTACTAAAGTCAAGGAGACAAAATAGTAAGGGCATGACAGAAATGTTAACTAAGAATTCTGGGAGATCAATATAAATGAAGTTATAGAGAACTACTTTCTTTGTATTGATTAATGACTGAGTTCTGATGATATCTGCTTTTATGAGTGGTGGGTGCCTATGGAAACCACTGAAACACCTACACCCCTGTGCAGGTAATATTGCCAACCTCTGTGCCTTAGTTCACTTGATGATGAAGAAGTCTGTGTAAGTGCTAACAGTGCCTGACACTTAACAAGTGACTAGGTAGCAAGTGTCCCCCAAAGGATGAAGGTGATGGCATGGGCAAAGCGCATATGCAGGATTTTCTGTTGGAACAAGTGATGAATATATCCATCAGTATAAAAggaagttttctctctctctctctctctctctctctctctctctctctctctctctctttctctctttctgcattGAATCATTTCcccaaagaatataaaattatccTACCTCAGCATATTCATGAATACACCGTATCACACTAATGGAAATGACAGGAGCTGTAAAATTAGGCTAAGGCTTGATAATGATAGAGTATACCTGAAGATCATGATGAGAATATAATATCTAATACAGAGGAGGGAATAGGAGAGTCATCAAAAGGACGTGAACATGAAAGATGTGGGGTCATGCTGCAAGCAAAGAGAGTGAACATAAATACAGATGTGGGATTGGAAGGCTCAGAAGCCAGTACCTACTGCATGAGAATCATGCTGACtatcttttctgacctccaggttcTATAGGCTCATGGACAACCAATCCATCGTTTCAGAGTTTTATCTGCGAGGAATATCAGGGTTTCCAGAGCAACAGCTGTTACTCTATGGGATTTTCCTGTGTATGTATCTTGTCTCCTTGACTGGGAATGTGCTCATCATCCTGGCCATTGGCTCTGACCCACACCTCCACACTCCTATGTACTTCTTTTTGGCCAACCTGTCCTTTGCTGACATGGGTTTAATATCATCTACAGTGACCAAGATGCTGTTTAATGTTCAGACTCAGCGCCATACCATCTCCTATACTGGTTGTCTCATGCAGATGTATTTCTTTCTGATGTTTGGTGATCTGGACAGTTTCTTCTTGGctgtgatggcctatgaccgctatgtggccatctgccgCCCTCTCCATTATTCCACAATCATGAATACCCGATTCTGTGCCCTGATGCTTGCCCTGTGCTGGGTCCTCACCAATGTAGTTGCTCTGACTCACACTCTCCTCATGGCTCGACTGTCCTTCTGTGTTGTTGGGGAAATAGCTCACTTTTTCTGTGACATTACCTCTGTTCTGAAGCTATCATGCTCTGATACTCATGTCAATGAGTTAGTGCTTTCTGGCTTTGGAGGCACAGTACTCATGGTCCCCTTTGTAAGTATTGTCATCTCCTATGTCCACATTGTGTTTGCTGTCCTTAGGGTTAAGACTTCAGGTGGGAGTTCAAAGGCCTTTTCTACCTGTAGTTCCCATCtctgtgttgtctgtgttttctatGGGACGCTCTTCAGTGTCTATCTGTTTCCTCCCTCTGTAGAGTCCACAGAGAAGGATGTTGCAGCTGCTGCAATGTATACAGTGGTGACTCCCATGTTGAACCCCTTTATCTATAGTTTAAGGAACAAGGACATGAAGGGGGCCTTGAAGAGGCTTGTCTGTCATAGGAGaattttttcttctgagatataGCAAGAACAAAGTCTAATGAAAAGGCAGAACTGGAGTCAGATAAGTGACTTTCAGTTAGTCACAATCAACTGTTAGCCAAGAGGTTACTGCCCAATTTAGCCAATGTATTCAATCTtctcatacataaaattaagaCAACGGATAATGTAGAGATCATTTCACAGTGccagtggggtttttttgttgtttgcttttgttttttcactgTTTGTTTTGCTAATTTGAGATAGTCttttctatactgtagttatagtAGCCTGCAACTCAACACCCTCCCGCCACAGTCTTCTGAGTTTTGAGATGGTACAAGCATGCACCACTCCAGCTTACTCTAGATTTTCTATTTAATGGGTCAGAGGATTAAGCAAAATGTACcatataatgtatttattaataatatattcttaaatagtAAATAGGTgactgctgctgttgtttctccTCATGACTCCCTTAACTCAGAAATAACACCTTActctgaaatttatttattcagcagGTATTCACAGAGAATTTACCATGTTCCTTGGTTTAAGATATGGCTCTCACATAGAATTGAATAGGTGAAATCCCTTCCTTCCCGACATTTAAGTCTAGGTCAGTGTCTCAACCTCCTTAATACAGTGATCCTTTTATATAATTCCTCATGCGTGGTGACtacaaaccataaaattatttcttttgatactttataaactgtaattttgctactgttatgaatcatagtgtaaatatctaatatgaaTTTCCCAAAGgggtggcaacacacagattaagaACCATTCTCCTAGCCTATTGGCTCATAGatatatcaaaagaaataaatacccATCAGGTTTAGAGGAATCAGTGCAGATTCAgagtgaagaaataaataatggtAGTTACATTTCAGGAGAGACAGAATAGAGGAGGGATTgccccagaaaagaaattcaatgtTTAGGTTTCTATGATGGTTGGTCAGGCTCCCATGATCTCTCAAGGGCTCATGGAGGATGAACTTCTCCATTGCTGATCCAAACTACAGCTTTCTGGGACCACTGAGTGAGAGTCATGAAAGGCCCTTTCTGAGTTTGTAGATTTGTCTTTGTAACAAAAATGCATTCTAGCACTTAAAATcatttgagaaacagaaaacatatttaaagacaTATGAATCTGGTATTTCTGTCTCCAGGTATCTTAGAAatactaattttataaatatgagtCATACAATTTTGACTCTTACAGTTAGTGTGGCTACTGTTCACTGTTTACCTAAGTCCCTTCTTATTGCTGTCTCTACTTTTAAACTGGTCTTTCTAAATAAAGACCTTTGtattaacaaatattaaattgTTTAAGTTACATGTTTCTTCTCCATGGGGAGTCCAAAAACTTTACAGTTATCCACAGACTGGTTTCCCACATTTAAGGCACTTTAGAATAATCACCATTCTTCTGAGATTTAACATAACTCAGAGTACAAAAATCTAGCTATGTTATTTAGCAATTGTCTCTCTATGCAGATTTAAGtgcattttcttttaactctAGGAGTCCACTGCAatcaggaaatggaaaaatcttgcaatttaaataaaaggatttttaaagtGCTTTATTCTCTGGCTGGGGTTTAAAGTATTTGGAAAACTCTGAAGATTTAGATGTCCTATGGGAGATCAAGGCAACCCCCAGGGATTTGCCAGCCTATGGAGTTgattttggtttaattttctaTTCATTCCCTTAGAAAAGAAGATTTGGGATGGCTCTTTCTGGAATATTACATATTCATGTTGAAAATGCTCTGAAAGTATCATTAGTTTGCTCAACACTGACCAATCCCCATTTACATACTGGCTtcctaaaagagaaatgaaaaacccCTCAAGCATTAGTGTATACTCATTCTTATAGAGCTTGCTTTATACTGAGTCCAGTCCTGAGCTCTACCGGCATAAATCTGAATTAATGTTTTTTAGATGGAGTCCCAAGACTTTGTATTTCCCAAAGTGACTTAGGGTCCTGAAGAATGTTTACACTTCAGATTAGTATTCTCTTTCTCTAGGATGATTTCTAGTCTGCCCATAGAGGAGTTTATGTCTTAAGTCATGGGGGATCAAACTTCCTACAAACCCAAAACCAACTAAGAGAGCAAAGTGTGTGTTGCCTTTGTCCTCCCCAGTATTACTGTGGCAGTGAGAAGTTCTATCAGTTCAGTGTAAGCAGAGGGCCATCAAGGGACACTGTCAGCTCAGTACATACAGAAGACCATTGAGGGACACTAATGGCCATCATTACTCATTGTTCTAGTACTTTAGATTCTACTTGGTCAAAATAACTTCCACTGNNNNNNNNNNNNNNNNNNNNNNNNNNNNNNNNNNNNNNNNNNNNNNNNNNNNNNNNNNNNNNNNNNNNNNNNNNNNNNNNNNNNNNNNNNNNNNNNNNNNNNNNNNNNNNNNNNNNNNNNNNNNNNNNNNNNNNNNNNNNNNNNNNNNNNNNNNNNNNNNNNNNNNNNNNNNNNNNNNNNNNNNNNNNNNNNNNNNNNNNNNNNNNNNNNNNNNNNNNNNNNNNNNNNNNNNNNNNNNNNNNNNNNNNNNNNNNNNNNNNNNNNNNNNNNNNNNNNNNNNNNNNNNNNNNNNNNNNNNNNNNNNNNNNNNNNNNNNNNNNNNNNNNNNNNNNNNNNNNNNNNNNNNNNNNNNNNNNNNNNNNNNNNNNNNNNNNNNNNNNNNNNNNNNNNNNNNNNNNNNNNNNNNNNNNNNNNNNNNNNNNNNNNNNNNNNNNNNNNNNNNNNNNNNNNNNNNNNNNNNNNNNNNNNNNNNNNNNNNNNNNNNNNNNNNNNNNNNNNNNNNNNNNNNNNNNNNNNNNNNNNNNNNNNNNNNNNNNNNNNNNNNNNNNNNNNNNNNNNNNNNNNNNNNNNNNNNNNNNNNNNNNNNNNNNNNNNNNNNNNNNNNNNNNNNNNNNNNNNNNNNNNNNNNNNNNNNNNNNNNNNNNNNNNNNNNNNNNNNNNNNNNNNNNNNNNNNNNNNNNNNNNNNNNNNNNNNNNNNNNNNNNNNNNNNNNNNNNNNNNNNNNNNNNNNNNNNNNNNNNNNNNNNNNNNNNNNNNNNNNNNNNNNNNNNNNNNNNNNNNNNNNNNNNNNNNNNNNNNNNNNNNNNNNNNNNNNNNNNNNNNNNNNNNNNNNNNNNNNNNNNNNNNNNNNNNNNNNNNNNNNNNNNNNNNNNNNNNNNNNNNNNNNNNNNNNNNNNNNNNNNNNNNNNNNNNNNNNNNNNNNNNNNNNNNNNNNNNNNNNNNNNNNNNNNNNNNNNNNNNNNNNNNNNNNNNNNNNNNNNNNNNNNNNNNNNNNNNNNNNNNNNNNNNNNNNNNNNNNNNNNNNNNNNNNNNNNNNNNNNNNNNNNNNNNNNNNNNNNNNNNNNNNNNNNNNNNNNNNNNNNNNNNNNNNNNNNNNNNNNNNNNNNNNNNNNNNNNNNNNNNNNNNNNNNNNNNNNNNNNNNNNNNNNNNNNNNNNNNNNNNNNNNNNNNNNNNNNNNNNNNNNNNNNNNNNNNNNNNNNNNNNNNNNNNNNNNNNNNNNNNNNNNNNNNNNNNNNNNNNNNNNNNNNNNNNNNNNNNNNNNNNNNNNNNNNNNNNNNNNNNNNNNNNNNNNNNNNNNNNNNNNNNNNNNNNNNNNNNNNNNNNNNNNNNNNNNNNNNNNNNNNNNNNNNNNNNNNNNNNNNNNNNNNNNNNNNNNNNNNNNNNNNNNNNNNNNNNNNNNNNNNNNNNNNNNNNNNNNNNNNNNNNNNNNNNNNNNNNNNNNNNNNNNNNNNNNNNNNNNNNNNNNNNNNNNNNNNNNNNNNNNNNNNNNNNNNNNNNNNNNNNNNNNNNNNNNNNNNNNNNNNNNNNNNNNNNNNNNNNNNNNNNNNNNNNNNNNNNNNNNNNNNNNNNNNNNNNNNNNNNNNNNNNNNNNNNNNNNNNNNNNNNNNNNNNNNNNNNNNNNNNNNNNNNNNNNNNNNNNNNNNNNNNNNNNNNNNNNNNNNNNNNNNNNNNNNNNNNNNNNNNNNNNNNNNNNNNNNNNNNNNNNNNNNNNNNNNNNNNNNNNNNNNNNNNNNNNNNNNNNNNNNNNNNNNNNNNNNNNNNNNNNNNNNNNNNNNNNNNNNNNNNNNNNNNNNNNNNNNNNNNNNNNNNNNNNNNNNNNNNNNNNNNNNNNNNNNNNNNNNNNNNNNNNNNNNNNNNNNNNNNNNNNNNNNNNNNNNNNNNNNNNNNNNNNNNNNNNNNNNNNNNNNNNNNNNNNNNNNNNNNNNNNNNNNNNNNNNNNNNNNNNNNNNNNNNNNNNNNNNNNNNNNNNNNNNNNNNNNNNNNNNNNNNNNNNNNNNNNNNNNNNNNNNNNNNNNNNNNNNNNNNNNNNNNNNNNNNNNNNNNNNNNNNNNNNNNNNNNNNNNNNNNNNNNNNNNNNNNNNNNNNNNNNNNNNNNNNNNNNNNNNNNNNNNNNNNNNNNNNNNNNNNNNNNNNNNNNNNNNNNNNNNNNNNNNNNNNNNNNNNNNNNNNNNNNNNNNNNNNNNNNNNNNNNNNNNNNNNNNNNNNNNNNNNNNNNNNNNNNNNNNNNNNNNNNNNNNNNNNNNNNNNNNNNNNNNNNNNNNNNNNNNNNNNNNNNNNNNNNNNNNNNNNNNNNNNNNNNNNNNNNNNNNNNNNNNNNNNNNNNNNNNNNNNNNNNNNNNNNNNNNNNNNNNNNNNNNNNNNNNNNNNNNNNNNNNNNNNNNNNNNNNNNNNNNNNNNNNNNNNNNNNNNNNNNNNNNNNNNNNNNNNNNNNNNNNNNNNNNNNNNNNNNNNNNNNNNNNNNNNNNNNNNNNNNNNNNNNNNNNNNNNNNNNNNNNNNNNNNNNNNNNNNNNNNNNNNNNNNNNNNNNNNNNNNNNNNNNNNNNNNNNNNNNNNNNNNNNNNNNNNNNNNNNNNNNNNNNNNNNNNNNNNNNNNNNNNNNNNNNNNNNNNNNNNNNNNNNNNNNNNNNNNNNNNNNNNNNNNNNNNNNNNNNNNNNNNNNNNNNNNNNNNNNNNNNNNNNNNNNNNNNNNNNNNNNNNNNNNNNNNNNNNNNNNNNNNNNNNNNNNNNNNNNNNNNNNNNNNNNNNNNNNNNNNNNNNNNNNNNNNNNNNNNNNNNNNNNNNNNNNNNNNNNNNNNNNNNNNNNNNNNNNNNNNNNNNNNNNNNNNNNNNNNNNNNNNNNNNNNNNNNNNNNNNNNNNNNNNNNNNNNNNNNNNNNNNNNNNNNNNNNNNNNNNNNNNNNNNNNNNNNNNNNNNNNNNNNNNNNNNNNNNNNNNNNNNNNNNNNNNNNNNNNNNNNNNNNNNNNNNNNNNNNNNNNNNNNNNNNNNNNNNNNNNNNNNNNNNNNNNNNNNNNNNNNNNNNNNNNNNNNNNNNNNNNNNNNNNNNNNNNNNNNNNNNNNNNNNNNNNNNNNNNNNNNNNNNNNNNNNNNNNNNNNNNNNNNNNNNNNNNNNNNNNNNNNNNNNNNNNNNNNNNNNNNNNNNNNNNNNNNNNNNNNNNNNNNNNNNNNNNNNNNNNNNNNNNNNNNNNNNNNNNNNNNNNNNNNNNNNNNNNNNNNNNNNNNNNNNNNNNNNNNNNNNNNNNNNNNNNNNNNNNNNNNNNNNNNNNNNNNNNNNNNNNNNNNNNNNNNNNNNNNNNNNNNNNNNNNNNNNNNNNNNNNNNNNNNNNNNNNNNNNNNNNNNNNNNNNNNNNNNNNNNNNNNNNNNNNNNNNNNNNNNNNNNNNNNNNNNNNNNNNNNNNNNNNNNNNNNNNNNNNNNNNNNNNNNNNNNNNNNNNNNNNNNNNNNNNNNNNNNNNNNNNNNNNNNNNNNNNNNNNNNNNNNNNNNNNNNNNNNNNNNNNNNNNNNNNNNNNNNNNNNNNNNNNNNNNNNNNNNNNNNNNNNNNNNNNNNNNNNNNNNNNNNNNNNNNNNNNNNNNNNNNNNNNNNNNNNNNNNNNNNNNNNNNNNNNNNNNNNNNNNNNNNNNNNNNNNNNNNNNNNNNNNNNNNNNNNNNNNNNNNNNNNNNNNNNNNNNNNNNNNNNNNNNNNNNNNNNNNNNNNNNNNNNNNNNNNNNNNNNNNNNNNNNNNNNNNNNNNNNNNNNNNNNNNNNNNNNNNNNNNNNNNNNNNNNNNNNNNNNNNNNNNNNNNNNNNNNNNNNNNNNNNNNNNNNNNNNNNNNNNNNNNNNNNNNNNNNNNNNNNNNNNNNNNNNNNNNNNNNNNNNNNNNNNNNNNNNNNNNNNNNNNNNNNNNNNNNNNNNNNNNNNNNNNNNNNNNNNNNNNNNNNNNNNNNNNNNNNNNNNNNNNNNNNNNNNNNNNNNNNNNNNNNNNNNNNNNNNNNNNNNNNNNNNNNNNNNNNNNNNNNNNNNNNNNNNNNNNNNNNNNNNNNNNNNNNNNNNNNNNNNNNNNNNNNNNNNNNNNNNNNNNNNNNNNNNNNNNNNNNNNNNNNNNNNNNNNNNNNNNNNNNNNNNNNNNNNNNNNNNNNNNNNNNNNNNNNNNNNNNNNNNNNNNNNNNNNNNNNNNNNNNNNNNNNNNNNNNNNNNNNNNNNNNNNNNNNNNNNNNNNNNNNNNNNNNNNNNNNNNNNNNNNNNNNNNNNNNNNNNNNNNNNNNNNNNNNNNNNNNNNNNNNNNNNNNNNNNNNNNNNNNNNNNNNNNNNNNNNNNNNNNNNNNNNNNNNNNNNNNNNNNNNNNNNNNNNNNNNNNNNNNNNNNNNNNNNNNNNNNNNNNNNNNNNNNNNNNNNNNNNNNNNNNNNNNNNNNNNNNNNNNNNNNNNNNNNNNNNNNNNNNNNNNNNNNNNNNNNNNNNNNNNNNNNNNNNNNNNNNNNNNNNNNNNNNNNNNNNNNNNNNNNNNNNNNNNNNNNNNNNNNNNNNNNNNNNNNNNNNNNNNNNNNNNNNNNNNNNNNNNNNNNNNNNNNNNNNNNNNNNNNNNNNNNNNNNNNNNNNNNNNNNNNNNNNNNNNNNNNNNNNN carries:
- the LOC101982918 gene encoding olfactory receptor 1N1-like, translating into MDNQSIVSEFYLRGISGFPEQQLLLYGIFLCMYLVSLTGNVLIILAIGSDPHLHTPMYFFLANLSFADMGLISSTVTKMLFNVQTQRHTISYTGCLMQMYFFLMFGDLDSFFLAVMAYDRYVAICRPLHYSTIMNTRFCALMLALCWVLTNVVALTHTLLMARLSFCVVGEIAHFFCDITSVLKLSCSDTHVNELVLSGFGGTVLMVPFVSIVISYVHIVFAVLRVKTSGGSSKAFSTCSSHLCVVCVFYGTLFSVYLFPPSVESTEKDVAAAAMYTVVTPMLNPFIYSLRNKDMKGALKRLVCHRRIFSSEI